In one window of Candidatus Methylarchaceae archaeon HK02M2 DNA:
- the dnaK gene encoding molecular chaperone DnaK, translating into MSNSEGKSKEKILGIDLGTTNSAASMMEAGRPVIIPSAEGPTVAGKMFPSVVAFTKDGQLLVGEPAKRQALTNPEGTIFEIKRKMGSDYKVYISDKEFTPQQISAFILQKIKRDAETFLGRTVEKAVITIPAHFNDNQRQATKDAGTIAGLNISRIINEPTAACLAYGLDKLEKEMKIIVFSFGGGTHDVTAMDFGGGVFQVIATSGDTQTGGADIDYAIVNHLIEEFKNQTGIDIRSDKTAMTRLKEAAEKAKIELSSLLTTDIDLPFIAMDKEGPKHLRYTLTRSKLEELARPIVRKTEDTIKRVLDDAKLTPKDIDKIILIGGQTRMPLVRKSIEEIVAKPPEVGVDPMECVAIGAAIQGAIIAGEVKDILLLDVTPLSLGVETLGGISTKIIERNTTIPTKRTQIFTTAADFQTTVTINVLQGERTMASDNVSLGMFNLSGIPPAPRGVPQIEVTYDIDVNGILHVTAKDLATNKEQKIDITASKKLSQEEIDSMVKEAEKFAEQDKKRREEVEVINAAETLIYTAEKIKSDLKDKLSQDQIEKIDKATNELRSTVGEKNIDNIKVKSEQLSKILQEIGATAYQQAAEQQAKEQKGQDAPQPKEGEKEKVVDADYEVVDDDKK; encoded by the coding sequence ATGAGTAACTCTGAGGGAAAATCTAAGGAAAAGATATTGGGAATCGATTTAGGAACAACTAATTCAGCTGCATCAATGATGGAAGCAGGCAGACCTGTGATAATACCTAGTGCTGAAGGACCTACAGTAGCAGGCAAGATGTTCCCCTCTGTGGTCGCATTTACGAAGGATGGACAACTATTGGTTGGAGAACCAGCTAAAAGGCAAGCATTAACAAATCCTGAAGGAACGATCTTTGAAATTAAAAGAAAGATGGGAAGCGATTATAAAGTTTACATATCTGATAAGGAATTTACTCCACAACAAATTTCTGCATTTATCCTACAGAAGATAAAGAGAGATGCAGAGACTTTTCTTGGGAGAACCGTTGAAAAAGCAGTTATAACTATTCCAGCTCATTTTAACGACAATCAAAGGCAGGCTACTAAGGATGCAGGCACTATAGCAGGTTTGAATATTTCAAGAATAATAAATGAACCTACTGCAGCTTGCTTGGCTTATGGATTAGATAAGCTCGAAAAAGAGATGAAGATAATAGTGTTTAGCTTTGGAGGAGGAACACATGATGTTACTGCAATGGATTTTGGAGGAGGAGTATTTCAAGTTATAGCAACAAGTGGAGATACACAGACAGGCGGAGCAGATATTGACTACGCAATAGTTAATCACCTTATTGAGGAATTCAAGAATCAGACTGGTATAGACATAAGAAGCGACAAGACAGCTATGACGAGGCTAAAGGAGGCTGCCGAGAAGGCAAAGATAGAGCTCTCTTCACTTCTTACAACGGATATTGACCTTCCTTTTATAGCTATGGATAAAGAAGGCCCTAAACATTTACGATACACTTTGACGAGGTCAAAGTTAGAAGAGCTTGCTCGACCTATTGTAAGAAAGACAGAGGATACTATCAAAAGAGTTCTAGACGATGCAAAATTAACACCGAAGGATATCGATAAAATAATATTGATTGGTGGTCAAACAAGGATGCCTCTCGTTAGGAAATCGATTGAAGAAATTGTCGCCAAACCTCCTGAGGTAGGTGTAGACCCTATGGAGTGTGTAGCTATAGGAGCAGCTATTCAAGGAGCAATAATAGCTGGTGAAGTGAAAGACATTCTCCTACTAGATGTTACGCCATTGTCTTTGGGAGTAGAAACCCTTGGTGGAATATCAACAAAGATAATCGAACGTAACACTACTATTCCGACAAAAAGAACTCAAATCTTTACAACTGCTGCTGATTTCCAAACAACTGTGACAATTAATGTTTTACAAGGGGAGAGAACCATGGCTTCTGACAATGTTTCATTAGGTATGTTCAATTTATCAGGAATCCCCCCAGCTCCTAGAGGGGTGCCACAAATAGAGGTAACTTATGATATCGATGTAAATGGAATATTACATGTCACAGCTAAAGATCTAGCTACGAATAAGGAACAGAAGATAGATATTACCGCATCAAAGAAGCTATCCCAAGAAGAGATTGACAGTATGGTCAAAGAAGCAGAGAAATTTGCTGAGCAGGACAAGAAAAGGAGAGAGGAGGTGGAAGTAATAAATGCCGCCGAAACTCTGATCTATACTGCTGAAAAGATAAAATCTGATCTTAAAGACAAATTGAGCCAAGATCAGATAGAAAAAATAGATAAAGCTACAAACGAATTAAGAAGTACTGTTGGTGAGAAAAACATAGACAACATTAAGGTTAAAAGCGAACAACTATCCAAAATTCTGCAGGAGATAGGCGCCACTGCTTATCAACAAGCAGCTGAACAGCAGGCCAAGGAACAAAAGGGTCAGGATGCTCCACAACCAAAAGAAGGAGAAAAAGAAAAAGTGGTCGATGCTGACTATGAAGTAGTGGACGATGATAAAAAGTAA
- the grpE gene encoding nucleotide exchange factor GrpE, translating to MTEEAVVEKEKNKDTVPIDKAIDSRKVLSELDELRKALKEEQNRAEDYLNRLKYLQADFDNYKKRVNKDMIELVKYGNERLIIKLLDVVDNLERAMISGREVKNKETLLDGVEIIFKDLKEILRKEGVEEIYTIGSAFDPNLHEAIDKIETKDCPSNMIVEEMQKGYLLNDKLIRPSKVKVALNPYNEE from the coding sequence ATGACAGAAGAAGCTGTGGTAGAAAAAGAGAAAAATAAAGATACTGTACCAATCGATAAAGCTATAGATTCAAGAAAAGTATTAAGTGAGCTAGATGAATTAAGAAAAGCTTTGAAAGAAGAGCAAAATAGAGCTGAAGATTATCTTAACCGTTTAAAGTACCTTCAGGCGGATTTTGATAATTATAAAAAAAGAGTGAACAAGGATATGATCGAATTAGTGAAGTATGGAAACGAGCGATTAATAATTAAATTATTAGATGTTGTTGATAATCTGGAAAGAGCGATGATATCCGGTAGGGAAGTAAAGAATAAAGAGACATTGTTAGATGGGGTGGAGATTATTTTCAAAGATCTAAAAGAGATTCTCAGAAAAGAAGGGGTCGAAGAGATATATACTATAGGGAGTGCATTCGATCCAAATTTGCATGAAGCGATAGATAAGATTGAAACTAAAGATTGCCCTTCCAATATGATTGTTGAAGAGATGCAAAAAGGGTATCTATTAAATGATAAATTAATAAGACCAAGTAAGGTGAAGGTCGCTCTTAATCCATATAATGAGGAGTGA
- a CDS encoding Lrp/AsnC ligand binding domain-containing protein gives MPLAFVLINADLGAEEELVGELKKITNVKEVYVVYGVYDIIAKIEADSMEKVKETVTWKIRRLDKVRSTLTMIVVEVP, from the coding sequence ATGCCTCTAGCATTTGTGTTGATAAATGCCGATCTAGGAGCAGAGGAAGAATTAGTAGGAGAGCTTAAGAAGATTACGAATGTAAAAGAGGTTTATGTAGTCTATGGTGTCTATGATATAATAGCTAAGATAGAAGCTGATTCTATGGAGAAGGTAAAAGAGACAGTAACATGGAAGATTAGACGTTTAGATAAAGTTCGGTCTACACTCACAATGATAGTAGTTGAGGTTCCGTAG
- a CDS encoding radical SAM protein: MCDMHRKNPESINCEEAFKIIDFLTQNRFLILYLTGGEPTLHPDIIKILKYSSKKGLITSMTTNGTISHNLLLACKEAGLSLLSVSLDHWDTKICEDIRRHSQISKKQIDAIRYAKKIGLRTHALSFLNPFLLRDGVENMVRYVNEELGVPFGFCYPTICDVNSYRLGGEISEKELLRNLRKGIAMILSLKKRGYEILNSGTYIEDILNFFNNQPPNFYCRGGQDVFYIDWIGDIYPCFAKPKLFNILKDRPHFLENIMCNECLTNCFREPSLFPQLFYPNLIIKEALLHPSKLIFI, encoded by the coding sequence ATGTGCGACATGCATCGGAAGAATCCTGAATCTATCAATTGTGAGGAGGCGTTTAAAATCATAGATTTTCTCACTCAGAACAGATTTCTCATACTTTATCTAACGGGCGGTGAACCAACTCTTCACCCTGACATTATAAAGATTTTGAAGTATAGTAGTAAAAAGGGTTTGATAACGAGTATGACAACCAATGGGACAATATCACATAATCTGCTTTTAGCTTGCAAGGAAGCAGGGCTATCTCTTCTAAGTGTTTCACTTGATCATTGGGATACAAAAATATGTGAAGATATTCGACGACATAGCCAAATAAGTAAGAAACAGATTGATGCAATTAGGTATGCGAAAAAGATCGGATTAAGAACTCATGCTTTGTCATTCTTGAATCCCTTTCTGTTAAGGGACGGAGTAGAGAATATGGTTAGATATGTAAATGAGGAATTGGGAGTACCATTCGGTTTTTGCTACCCAACAATATGTGATGTGAACTCATATAGATTAGGTGGTGAGATTTCTGAGAAAGAACTATTGCGTAACTTACGAAAAGGTATAGCCATGATACTATCGCTAAAGAAAAGGGGGTACGAAATTTTGAATTCTGGAACATATATCGAAGATATACTTAACTTTTTTAACAACCAACCTCCTAACTTTTACTGTAGGGGAGGGCAAGATGTTTTCTATATCGATTGGATAGGAGACATTTATCCATGCTTTGCGAAACCGAAGCTCTTCAATATACTGAAAGATAGACCCCATTTCCTTGAGAATATAATGTGTAATGAGTGTCTTACAAACTGTTTCCGTGAACCTTCACTCTTCCCACAACTCTTTTATCCAAACCTTATTATCAAGGAGGCTCTTTTACATCCATCGAAGTTGATTTTTATTTGA
- a CDS encoding tRNA(Ile)(2)-agmatinylcytidine synthase: MNKLQILNIGLDDTDSKDGMCTTYIGAIVVDKLKEMGVEIIDYPCLIRLNPNWVLKTRGNCAISIKVKTKAELIPDIKQIVIETVNQLAELDHWTTNPGVVFFEGSNIPEELKAYSNKVIQDITTISEAEALSKKIGAEFFKFKIGRGIIGALAAIGNELKQDKTYELIAYRVPNNRGTERKIDKESVLKMNKLTYPMTFDNIDLVKGEIRITPHTPCPILYGIRAENPQIAKKAHNITKAFEPIERWVIFKTNQATDEHIKNAKISEVKPDRSFLVEGEVCVKPRIILGGHVIFRIRDENGGIDCAAYEPTRQFREIVLKLMVGDIIKAYGGVKLKPSLPLTINLEKIEIVKLSPVLKKINPVCSSCSKRMKSAGKGKGFRCKICKLKLPNKALYFEQIPRGITLGFYEVPPRARRHLAKPLIRFSQRV; this comes from the coding sequence TTGAACAAACTTCAGATACTTAACATAGGTCTTGATGATACAGATTCCAAAGATGGGATGTGTACTACATATATTGGCGCCATAGTTGTAGATAAGCTTAAGGAGATGGGCGTGGAGATAATTGATTATCCATGTCTTATTAGGCTCAATCCCAACTGGGTTTTGAAGACTAGGGGAAATTGTGCTATCTCGATAAAAGTTAAAACAAAAGCCGAGTTGATACCTGACATAAAGCAGATTGTTATAGAGACTGTAAATCAACTGGCAGAGTTAGATCATTGGACAACGAATCCAGGCGTTGTGTTCTTTGAAGGTAGTAATATCCCAGAGGAGTTAAAGGCTTATTCAAATAAAGTAATACAAGATATTACGACTATCAGTGAAGCAGAAGCTCTATCGAAGAAGATTGGTGCTGAATTTTTTAAATTTAAAATAGGGAGGGGGATTATAGGTGCTTTAGCAGCTATAGGTAATGAATTAAAGCAAGATAAAACCTATGAACTTATAGCTTATAGAGTGCCAAACAACCGTGGCACAGAAAGAAAGATAGATAAAGAATCCGTTTTAAAGATGAATAAACTGACTTACCCAATGACATTCGATAATATCGATCTTGTAAAAGGTGAAATAAGAATAACACCCCACACACCTTGTCCAATCTTGTATGGGATTAGAGCTGAAAATCCCCAAATAGCAAAGAAAGCTCACAACATTACAAAAGCATTTGAGCCGATAGAAAGATGGGTGATATTCAAAACGAATCAAGCTACGGATGAACATATAAAAAATGCAAAGATATCTGAAGTGAAACCAGATCGTTCTTTTTTAGTTGAGGGAGAAGTTTGTGTGAAGCCACGAATCATACTTGGGGGTCATGTTATATTCAGAATAAGAGATGAGAATGGTGGGATAGACTGTGCTGCCTATGAGCCTACGAGACAATTCAGAGAGATAGTTTTAAAATTAATGGTCGGTGATATAATCAAAGCCTATGGTGGAGTTAAGCTAAAGCCATCTTTACCATTGACTATAAATCTTGAGAAAATAGAAATTGTTAAGCTAAGCCCTGTCTTGAAGAAGATAAATCCAGTTTGTTCATCATGTAGCAAGAGGATGAAGTCAGCTGGGAAAGGGAAGGGATTTAGGTGTAAAATATGTAAACTTAAGCTACCTAACAAAGCACTTTACTTTGAACAGATACCAAGAGGTATAACTCTAGGATTCTACGAAGTTCCGCCTAGGGCTAGGAGACACTTAGCAAAACCATTGATCCGCTTTTCACAACGAGTCTGA
- a CDS encoding Mrp/NBP35 family ATP-binding protein, with amino-acid sequence MQNRSKAMNEQERRINAWMAKIKHKIVVLSGKGGVGKSTVATNLAVALAWKGRSNLVGILDADITGPSIPKMIGARKQQLEAGPPGIFPATGPLGIKIISMDFFLQADETPVIWRGPLKSVAIRQFLADVVWGELDFLLIDLPPGTGDEALSIMQIIPNIDGVIIVTIPSEVSQIVVKKAVTFTQKLNAPIIGILENMSGFVCPKCGAETDIFRVGGGQKISDDLNVPFLGRIPIDPRICEDSDQGSPFITKHSDSPAAKEFMKIVDKIEDFLKKE; translated from the coding sequence ATGCAAAATAGAAGTAAGGCGATGAATGAACAGGAGCGTCGTATAAATGCTTGGATGGCTAAGATCAAGCATAAGATAGTTGTGCTTAGCGGTAAGGGTGGAGTTGGAAAAAGTACTGTAGCCACTAACTTGGCGGTCGCTTTGGCATGGAAAGGTCGATCAAATCTGGTAGGTATTCTAGATGCAGACATCACAGGACCTAGTATACCAAAGATGATTGGAGCGAGAAAGCAACAGTTAGAAGCCGGTCCACCGGGAATCTTCCCTGCAACAGGGCCACTAGGAATAAAGATCATATCAATGGACTTTTTCCTTCAAGCTGATGAAACACCAGTAATATGGCGTGGTCCATTGAAGTCTGTAGCCATAAGGCAGTTTCTAGCTGATGTGGTTTGGGGTGAACTTGATTTCCTCCTTATAGATCTTCCACCTGGAACCGGTGATGAAGCACTTAGCATAATGCAAATTATACCAAATATAGACGGTGTCATTATAGTCACTATCCCCTCAGAGGTTTCTCAGATTGTTGTCAAAAAGGCAGTTACTTTCACCCAGAAATTGAATGCGCCGATAATTGGAATCCTAGAAAATATGAGTGGTTTTGTCTGCCCAAAGTGTGGTGCTGAAACGGACATCTTTAGAGTAGGTGGAGGTCAGAAGATATCAGATGACCTTAACGTTCCTTTTCTCGGGAGAATTCCAATCGATCCACGAATATGTGAAGACTCTGATCAAGGTTCTCCTTTTATTACTAAGCATTCAGATTCTCCAGCCGCCAAAGAATTTATGAAGATCGTAGATAAAATTGAAGACTTCCTTAAGAAAGAATGA
- a CDS encoding amino acid permease, which translates to MRREIGLFEVTMWGVGIILGAGVYVLVGEAAGIAGNSVWLSFVLGAAIASLTGLSYAELSSMFPKEAAEYVYVRFACKSEILAFIIGWLVILTGIISVSTVALGFAGYFQGLFSLPIIPIAIILILLLSYINYLGIKESTKINIFFTLVEIFGLILIIVIGIGSLGKVYLLEAPNGLSGVLSASALIFFAYLGFEDIVNIAEETRNPKKIIPKALIFSILITTCLYVFVASAVVSLASWIDLGSSNSPLAFAASRALGENAFTIISLIALFATSNTVLIMLVVGSRMIYGMAREGALPMVLSKINSKRGTPSLAVLFIMISSIIFVFFGNLEFVASLTSFGAFITFAFVNISLIHLRYSESELKRSFKAPLNIGRFSVTAFLGLLSCFLMILQFSISIILSGSLLVIGGIILYKLLKMRN; encoded by the coding sequence TTGAGAAGGGAGATCGGGCTCTTCGAAGTAACTATGTGGGGTGTAGGGATAATTCTGGGAGCAGGAGTTTATGTATTGGTAGGTGAGGCAGCTGGCATAGCAGGAAATTCTGTTTGGCTTTCATTTGTATTGGGTGCAGCAATTGCCTCTCTAACAGGCCTGAGTTATGCCGAGCTTTCATCAATGTTTCCGAAGGAAGCCGCAGAGTACGTCTACGTCAGATTTGCTTGCAAGTCCGAAATCTTGGCCTTTATAATCGGCTGGTTAGTAATTTTGACTGGTATAATATCTGTGTCGACTGTGGCTCTAGGCTTCGCTGGCTATTTTCAAGGCCTTTTCAGTCTCCCCATAATCCCAATCGCTATAATTCTAATACTATTATTATCGTACATCAACTACTTAGGGATAAAAGAGTCAACAAAAATAAATATTTTTTTCACTTTGGTGGAGATATTTGGGTTAATCCTCATTATCGTGATAGGCATAGGAAGTTTAGGTAAAGTATATCTTCTCGAAGCGCCTAATGGTTTATCTGGAGTCCTATCTGCTTCGGCTCTGATATTCTTTGCCTATCTAGGCTTTGAAGATATTGTTAATATAGCTGAAGAGACCAGAAATCCAAAAAAAATTATTCCAAAAGCGTTAATTTTTTCAATACTAATAACAACGTGTCTATACGTATTTGTGGCCTCAGCTGTAGTAAGCTTAGCATCCTGGATAGATCTTGGAAGTTCCAATTCGCCTCTTGCCTTCGCAGCTTCCCGGGCTCTAGGTGAAAATGCTTTTACTATCATATCTTTAATAGCCTTATTTGCTACGAGCAATACGGTTTTAATTATGTTAGTTGTGGGTTCTAGAATGATCTATGGTATGGCTAGGGAGGGTGCTTTACCAATGGTTCTCTCAAAGATCAACTCTAAAAGAGGTACACCTTCGCTGGCAGTTCTCTTCATAATGATCTCTTCTATAATTTTTGTTTTCTTTGGGAACCTAGAGTTTGTGGCTAGCTTAACGAGTTTTGGGGCCTTTATTACTTTCGCATTTGTTAACATTTCGTTGATTCACTTAAGATATAGTGAATCCGAGTTGAAGAGATCTTTTAAGGCTCCTTTAAACATAGGTAGATTTTCAGTAACTGCTTTCCTGGGTCTTCTATCATGTTTTCTAATGATTCTTCAATTTAGTATATCTATAATTTTATCAGGCTCTCTTCTAGTTATAGGAGGTATAATTTTATATAAACTTCTAAAGATGCGAAATTAA
- the serB gene encoding phosphoserine phosphatase SerB, with product MSNQLYIITVQGLDRPGLVAGISEILADANINIVDIDQTVIRKLFAMFIISDFTNSTQTVNKIKEKLIKKGRELKVKISVEPYILDEGLRRKEERKLILLTIIGKDRPGIVAKFSNICAENGVNIERAKMMARGDTIAMELLLNTENLSIDFNNLKNLLHEVSLGLGLSAIIQRQDVFRKAKKLVVCDLDSTFIQQEIIDEISAIAGVGKKVKSITRRAMEGEIDYTKALKERVGLLKGLEVSILDEILNNISFSSGVEDLLLILKELGCKIAIITGSFSYFTDKIKEKFDIDYVFANELIIENGKLTGEVKEPIIDAEMKRKSIQKLIEKEGIKREEVIAIGDGANDRFMLMEAGLGIAFDAKAILRKIADGVIKKDNLSGLIYCLSEFKDY from the coding sequence ATGAGTAATCAATTATATATTATTACAGTCCAAGGCTTAGATAGACCTGGGCTTGTAGCTGGAATTTCAGAAATCTTAGCAGATGCAAATATTAATATCGTGGATATAGATCAAACAGTAATTAGAAAACTCTTTGCTATGTTTATAATATCAGATTTTACAAACTCTACTCAAACTGTAAATAAAATAAAAGAAAAACTCATTAAAAAAGGCAGAGAACTAAAAGTGAAGATATCTGTTGAACCTTACATATTAGATGAAGGTCTAAGGAGAAAAGAAGAGAGGAAATTGATATTATTAACAATAATAGGTAAAGATAGACCAGGGATAGTAGCTAAATTTTCCAATATATGTGCAGAAAACGGTGTCAATATCGAAAGGGCGAAGATGATGGCAAGGGGTGATACGATCGCTATGGAACTACTTTTAAATACAGAGAATCTGTCAATAGATTTCAATAATTTAAAAAATTTACTTCATGAAGTAAGCCTAGGGCTAGGCTTGAGTGCTATAATTCAAAGACAAGATGTTTTTCGAAAAGCGAAAAAACTTGTTGTCTGTGATTTAGATTCTACTTTCATCCAGCAGGAAATAATCGATGAAATTAGTGCTATAGCGGGAGTTGGGAAAAAGGTCAAATCAATAACAAGAAGAGCTATGGAAGGAGAGATAGATTATACTAAAGCTCTGAAGGAAAGAGTTGGGCTCTTAAAAGGTCTGGAAGTTTCTATTTTAGATGAAATTCTAAATAATATCTCATTTAGTAGTGGGGTCGAGGATCTTCTGCTGATTTTGAAAGAGCTTGGTTGTAAAATAGCGATTATAACAGGAAGTTTTTCTTATTTCACAGATAAAATCAAGGAAAAATTCGATATAGATTATGTGTTTGCTAATGAACTAATAATTGAAAATGGCAAACTCACAGGAGAAGTCAAGGAGCCGATAATCGATGCTGAGATGAAGAGAAAATCAATACAAAAACTTATAGAAAAAGAAGGAATCAAAAGAGAAGAGGTTATCGCCATAGGAGATGGGGCGAATGATAGATTTATGCTCATGGAAGCTGGTTTGGGCATTGCCTTCGATGCTAAGGCAATCTTGAGAAAAATTGCAGACGGTGTTATAAAGAAGGACAATTTAAGTGGTTTGATCTATTGTTTGAGTGAATTTAAAGACTATTAA
- the ppdK gene encoding pyruvate, phosphate dikinase: MWVFLFEEGNAKSRSLLGGKGANLAEMTRIGLPVPPGITITTEACRKYIDIGRRFPDGLENEVLEKIKYIENKVGMKFGDYFNPLLLSIRSGAPVSMPGMMDTVLNLGLNNITVLGLAKTTNNERLAYDCYRRFMEMFGNVVLNIKREKFEIILEEYKEKLGVKLDIELNDEALKEIVEEYKNLIEKETGDDFPQDPYKQLFMAISAVFDSWNTPRAKKYREINKISNDIGTAVNIQAMVFGNRGPSSGTGVAFTRNPSTGENKLYGEYLMNAQGEDVVAGIRTPKSIEEMREEAPKIYEELERTCYLLEKHYRDLQDIEFTIENGKFYMLQTRSGKRTAQAAVKIAVDMVKEGLISNEEAIIRIRPNQIEQLLHRRIDPNANIEIIAKGLPASPGAASGVVIFDVNEADKRGSSGEKVILVRAETTPEDIHGMVAAQGILTSRGGMTSHAAVVARGMGKPCVSGAGDVKIDLDAKKFNVGGITIKKEDVLTIDGSRGYVIRGEVPTLEPELSSELQELLNWADEIRTLGVRTNADTPEGAERARMFGAEGIGLCRTERMFNAQDRLPIVQEMIMATTEEERKNVLNKLLPMQKSDFKEIFKIMNNLPVTIRLLDLPLHEFLPKLEDLLVETTELRLLGTDEKTLAEKTKILKKVQTLNEHNPMLGHRGCRLGIRYPEIYEMQTRAIFEAAIELAKDGLGAKLEIMLPLVGKASEIKFLREKIQQIADKVLEEAGIKMNYLIGTMIEVPRAALTADEIAKYAQFFSFGTNDLTQTVFGYSRDDAEAKFLYNYLNENILEANPFETIDRIGLGKLMKICVDLGKKIRNNIKIGICGEHGGDPASIEFCHEIGLNYVSCSPFRVPVARFAAAQAKIKTSTKI; this comes from the coding sequence ATGTGGGTCTTTTTATTCGAAGAAGGAAATGCAAAGTCAAGGTCACTTTTAGGAGGTAAAGGAGCGAATCTAGCTGAAATGACAAGAATTGGCTTACCCGTCCCTCCGGGTATAACCATAACAACCGAAGCCTGTAGGAAATATATTGATATAGGTAGACGCTTTCCGGATGGCTTAGAAAATGAAGTCTTAGAAAAGATAAAATATATTGAAAATAAAGTTGGTATGAAATTTGGCGATTACTTCAATCCTTTACTCCTTTCTATCCGATCTGGAGCACCAGTCTCTATGCCAGGAATGATGGACACTGTCCTCAATCTTGGTCTAAACAATATAACTGTATTAGGCTTAGCAAAAACGACCAATAATGAGAGATTAGCTTATGATTGTTATAGACGTTTTATGGAAATGTTCGGCAACGTTGTCCTAAATATTAAGCGTGAAAAATTTGAGATAATATTAGAAGAATATAAAGAAAAATTAGGTGTAAAGTTAGATATCGAGTTAAATGATGAAGCTTTAAAGGAGATAGTTGAAGAATATAAAAATCTAATAGAAAAGGAGACTGGGGACGATTTTCCTCAAGACCCTTATAAACAACTTTTCATGGCTATAAGTGCAGTCTTTGATTCATGGAATACTCCAAGGGCCAAAAAATACCGTGAAATCAATAAAATCTCGAACGACATAGGTACAGCTGTCAATATTCAAGCGATGGTATTTGGAAACAGAGGTCCAAGTTCAGGTACCGGCGTAGCCTTTACTCGCAACCCTTCAACTGGTGAAAATAAGCTATACGGAGAGTACCTTATGAATGCTCAAGGTGAAGATGTAGTAGCTGGAATACGCACACCCAAGTCGATAGAAGAGATGAGGGAAGAAGCACCAAAGATATATGAGGAATTAGAACGAACTTGTTATCTCTTAGAAAAACATTATAGGGATTTACAAGATATCGAGTTTACGATAGAGAACGGAAAATTCTACATGTTACAGACAAGGTCTGGAAAACGCACAGCTCAAGCAGCAGTTAAGATTGCAGTAGATATGGTTAAGGAAGGGTTAATCAGCAATGAGGAGGCAATAATCAGGATAAGGCCCAACCAGATTGAACAATTATTACATAGGCGAATAGACCCTAATGCTAATATAGAAATTATAGCCAAGGGGCTCCCAGCATCTCCTGGAGCTGCCTCTGGGGTCGTTATCTTCGATGTAAATGAAGCAGACAAACGTGGGAGTTCTGGAGAGAAAGTCATTTTAGTTAGAGCAGAAACTACTCCTGAAGATATTCATGGCATGGTCGCAGCGCAAGGTATCTTGACCAGCAGAGGTGGAATGACGAGCCATGCTGCTGTAGTAGCAAGGGGCATGGGAAAACCTTGTGTCTCAGGGGCTGGTGATGTAAAGATAGACCTTGATGCTAAAAAATTTAATGTAGGTGGTATAACGATCAAGAAAGAGGATGTCCTCACTATTGATGGTTCCAGAGGGTATGTAATTAGGGGAGAGGTACCCACCTTAGAACCAGAGTTGAGCTCCGAGTTGCAAGAACTGTTAAATTGGGCAGATGAAATCCGAACTTTAGGCGTTAGAACCAATGCAGATACACCAGAAGGTGCAGAGAGGGCAAGAATGTTCGGAGCAGAAGGGATAGGTCTATGTCGTACAGAGCGGATGTTCAATGCTCAAGATCGCCTACCAATTGTGCAAGAAATGATAATGGCTACTACAGAAGAAGAAAGGAAGAATGTTTTAAATAAGCTATTACCTATGCAGAAGAGCGACTTTAAGGAAATCTTCAAGATTATGAATAATCTTCCTGTGACGATCAGGCTGCTAGATCTTCCGTTACATGAATTTTTACCTAAATTAGAGGACCTACTTGTTGAAACGACGGAGTTAAGGCTTTTAGGAACAGATGAGAAAACCCTTGCTGAGAAAACAAAGATTCTTAAGAAGGTTCAGACTCTAAATGAACATAACCCGATGCTCGGCCATCGTGGTTGCAGGTTGGGCATACGCTATCCCGAAATTTACGAAATGCAAACACGAGCGATATTCGAAGCCGCTATCGAACTCGCCAAAGACGGTTTAGGTGCAAAATTAGAGATAATGTTACCTTTAGTAGGCAAAGCAAGTGAGATAAAGTTCCTAAGGGAAAAGATACAACAAATAGCAGATAAGGTATTAGAAGAGGCTGGAATTAAGATGAATTATTTGATAGGAACCATGATCGAAGTACCAAGAGCAGCTTTAACAGCTGATGAGATAGCTAAATACGCACAGTTTTTCTCATTTGGTACCAATGATCTGACTCAGACAGTTTTTGGTTATAGTAGGGATGATGCTGAAGCTAAGTTCTTGTACAATTATCTTAACGAGAATATCTTAGAGGCCAATCCATTTGAGACAATAGATCGTATAGGTTTAGGTAAGTTAATGAAGATTTGTGTAGATCTAGGAAAAAAGATTAGAAATAATATCAAAATAGGAATCTGCGGAGAACATGGAGGAGACCCAGCATCTATTGAGTTCTGCCATGAAATTGGTTTAAATTATGTGAGCTGCTCTCCCTTTAGGGTACCTGTAGCGAGATTCGCTGCTGCTCAAGCCAAGATCAAAACGAGTACTAAAATTTGA